Within the Choristoneura fumiferana unplaced genomic scaffold, NRCan_CFum_1 Sck3bRy_352;HRSCAF=630_pilon, whole genome shotgun sequence genome, the region GGGGCACAATTTTCCGGATCATCCGGTAAGCTGTCACCGCGTCGGGGAAAAAGATCTTTGTGGTAGATGCAGTGCTACCAGTCGCATATCTATGGTTCCACACCTCAAGCGTCTCCATCCGAATGGTTCGCCTGACGTGTGAAACCGGACAGAGGTCATAGTCAGGTCGCTTCTTGGAGCCCACAGCGGCCTCCTTGGCTAGATGGTCTGCTCTTTCATTGCCCTCCAGTCCTGCGTGAGCTTTGATCCAATGCAGGGTAAATACCTTGCCTTGGAGAGACATTGATTTGATATTTCTTCTAGTTTCAACCGCTAATGGGTGGAGGCAACCGTGGTTTACAATAGTCTGGAGGGCTGCTTTAGAGTCGCTGTAGACTCCAAAAGACGTCGCTTTGGTCTTACTAGCAATTCGTGTCGCTTCGCATAGAGCAAGGAGTTCCGCCTGGTAGACCGTGCTATATACCGGGAGAGCAAGCTTGCGGGTTAGTGTCTCCGTGCCGCCCCTCCATAGGGACAACGCGGCTCCGACCTTACCCTCAATCCTGCTTCCATCGGTGAAAATGCGAATCTCGTGCTCGCTGTTGCGGTCTAATGTTTCTTGGTCGTGCAGGCTTATAAACTCCAAGCTCATACGCTCCGCCGGGTGGGGCGCTTCCAGCGCAGGTGCCATCCGCTCCACCTCTCTGCCGCTCAGCTTCCGCAGGCTTACTCCCTTCTTGGCTTCATATAAAGAAGCCACCTCTCGTACTCGGAGGTCGAGAGGGAGCATACCCGCCAGCAACAGTGCGGCGTTCAGGGAAACGGTGCGGTAGGCGCCGCATTGTTTCTGCGCAATTCCACGTTGCACCACTTCAAATTGCTTCtaaccattatttttttcagcgGCCGGTGCCCATACGCTGGCGGCATACAAATAATTGGCTCAATGGTAGCTACGTAAATAGTTTCGGACTACCTCCGGATGAAGTCCCCAAGCTCACCTTTGCTTAGTTGCCCAGTTGTCGTAAATTCCCGTTGCCTTAGCACACGTTAGATGTGAGAATTTGAACGTGAGGTTGTGATCTATCGTGACCCCGAGCAGCTTGATCTCCTTGGCTAAACAATCTCGATCGCCATGGTCGACGCGGGGCGTCGCAAATAAGTTTCCTCGTAATCACATCGGCATTAGTTTTGTGCGGGGCAAACTTGAGCTTGTTCTGACACCCCACGACGTTACACGTTCAGAGCAAGGTTGGCGGGTCTTTCTATATCTGAGGGCGTTCTGCCCTCGAAAAGAACCACATCATCTGCGAAAGCCTGGCAAAAATCACCCCCCGTtccaggttaggttagggttagCAGAAGCAAAGGATTGGTCCTATGGAGCCTGAACGCAGCCCATCTCTGTACTCCTTGTATGCTGTTCTCCTGAATAACGCACTANNNNNNNNNNNNNNNNNNNNNNNNNNNNNNNNNNNNNNNNNNNNNNNNNNNNNNNNNNNNNNNNNNNNNNNNNNNNNNNNNNNNNNNNNNNNNNNNNNNNNNNNNNNNNNNNNNNNNNNNNNNNNNNNNNNNNNNNNNNNNNNNNNNNNNNNNNNNNNNNNNNNNNNNNNNNNNNNNNNNNNNNNNNNNNNNNNNNNNNNNNNNNNNNNNNNNNNNNNNNNNNNNNNNNNNNNNNNNNNNNNNNNNNNNNNNNNNNNNNNNNNNNNNNNNNNNNNNNNNNNNNNNNNNNNNNNNNNNNNNNNNNNNNNNNNNNNNNNNNNNNNNNNNNNNNNNNNNNNNNNNNNNNNNNNNNNNNNNNNNNNNNNNNNNNNNNNNNNNNNNNNNNNNNNNNNNNNNNNNNNNNNNNNNNNNNNNNNNNNNNNNNNNNNNNNNNNNNNNNNNNNNNNNNNNNNNNNNNNNNNNNNNNNNNNNNNNNNNNNNNNNNNNNNNNNNNNNNNNNNNNNNNNNNNNNNNNNNNNNNNNNNNNNNNNNNNNNNNNNNNNNNNNNNNNNNNNNNNNNNNNNNNNNNNNNNNNNNNNNNNNNNNNNNNNNNNNNNNNNNNNNNNNNNNNNNNNNNNNNNNNNNNNNNNNNNNNNNNNNNNNNNNNNNNNNNNNNNNNNNNNNNNNNNNNNNNNNNNNNNNNNNNNNNNNNNNNNNNNNNNNNNNNNNNNN harbors:
- the LOC141445109 gene encoding uncharacterized protein, yielding MLPLDLRVREVASLYEAKKGVSLRKLSGREVERMAPALEAPHPAERMSLEFISLHDQETLDRNSEHEIRIFTDGSRIEGKVGAALSLWRGGTETLTRKLALPVYSTVYQAELLALCEATRIASKTKATSFGVYSDSKAALQTIVNHGCLHPLAVETRRNIKSMSLQGKVFTLHWIKAHAGLEGNERADHLAKEAAVGSKKRPDYDLCPVSHVRRTIRMETLEVWNHRYATGSTASTTKIFFPDAVTAYRMIRKIVPRGTTTQFMTGHGGFSEYLTRFRCKEDPSCQCEPGVPENVAHLILQCPMYSIDRLKFENEIGTVLTLENIKDMMREKIEKNS